Proteins from a single region of Synechococcus sp. WH 8109:
- a CDS encoding pyridoxamine 5'-phosphate oxidase family protein — MTEGITGAITEAIPPWRPLLRAAMQREGRSVAARWVQLATTGRDGAPRVRTLVFRGWAGADQLELFSDQRSEKVTELANDGATELCWLFPKARQQYRLRGKVKLITATEQPELCQQRWQKLSNTGRAVWGWPTPAYPLDSTAAFPDQLAETAPLPEHFVVLRLQVISVERLNLGPHPHQRTRWNADTLWQEQPLNP, encoded by the coding sequence CCATCACTGAGGCCATCCCCCCCTGGAGACCTCTGCTGCGCGCAGCCATGCAGCGGGAGGGACGCTCCGTTGCCGCCCGCTGGGTGCAATTGGCCACAACAGGACGCGATGGCGCACCCCGGGTGCGAACCCTGGTGTTCCGCGGCTGGGCCGGTGCAGACCAGCTCGAACTATTCAGCGATCAGCGCAGCGAGAAAGTGACGGAACTCGCCAACGATGGAGCAACTGAACTGTGCTGGTTGTTCCCCAAAGCCCGCCAGCAGTACCGCCTACGGGGAAAAGTGAAGTTGATCACAGCCACTGAACAACCTGAGCTCTGCCAACAGCGCTGGCAAAAGCTCTCCAACACAGGACGGGCCGTCTGGGGCTGGCCTACCCCGGCATATCCGCTGGACTCCACGGCGGCGTTCCCCGATCAACTGGCTGAAACTGCACCGCTACCTGAGCATTTCGTGGTGCTGAGGCTGCAGGTGATCAGCGTTGAGCGACTCAACCTTGGCCCCCATCCCCATCAACGCACGCGTTGGAACGCGGACACGCTCTGGCAAGAGCAACCGCTGAACCCCTGA